One Glycine soja cultivar W05 chromosome 2, ASM419377v2, whole genome shotgun sequence genomic region harbors:
- the LOC114394912 gene encoding cytochrome c oxidase subunit 6b-1-like isoform X2, with the protein MAETADKSQSLAEEYYVNDKQTTVVEKAVEVKEVENPKVAASEEPVAEKTVEETTPVAPAVAQESSEVTPPPAEESTEEQSSGNVEENSGNEDVAEETPEIKLETAPADFRFPTTNQTRHCFTRYIEYHRCVAAKGEGAPECDKFAKYYRSLCPGEWV; encoded by the exons ATGGCGGAAACTGCTGACAAATCTCAATCTCTCGCCGAG GAATATTATGTGAATGACAAGCAAACAACTGTAGTTGAAAAAGCTGTTGAGGTCAAAGAAGTTGAAAACCCAAAGGTAGCTGCTTCTGAGGAACCAGTTGCTGAGAAAACTGTGGAAGAAACAACTCCTGTTGCCCCTGCAGTTGCTCAGGAAAGCAGTGAAGTCACCCCTCCTCCTGCTGAAGAAAGCACTGAAGAGCAAAGTAGTGGAAATGTTGAGGAAAACTCTGGCAATGAAGATGTAGCTGAAGAGACCCCTGAAATTAAg CTTGAAACTGCTCCAGCAGATTTCCGTTTTCCAACTACAAATCAAACCAGGCATTGCTTTACCCGATACATTGAATATCATCG ATGTGTAGCTGCTAAAGGAGAAGGTGCACCAGAATGTGACAAGT